The proteins below come from a single Kitasatospora sp. NBC_00315 genomic window:
- a CDS encoding CRTAC1 family protein → MLHSERIRRLIPGVATVVVAASLFFTVRSSVAVAGGDETAARYKFQEMPIALPPGYDSLHMNTVRAVNPSYQKIRSWISSVGAGIAINDLTGHGLADGMCIVDTRTDKVVVTYTPTARPGDRFTPFVLDASPLPMDDTMAPTGCTPGDFNGDGRADLLVTYWGRTPLVFLAKSGTTELTAAAYTPREVVPSQSIDGKYHGPRWNTDAAYVGDLDGSGHPSIVIGNYFPDSDVLDTHGLNNVQMNNSLSSARNAGGDHVLRWAGASAGADPDAAFVEERGAIPFDASTGWTLAIAGADLTGEGRPDLYIANDFGHAHLLYNRSTPGHISFTEATGERTPTTPKSFVLGKGSFKGMGVDFADVNHNGSFDMMVSNITAAWGLEESNFLWVNQAKDENEMRGKLAAGVAPFTQEARENGLAWTGWGWDTKMADFRNDGNLAVLQADGFVKGEIDRWPWLQEMAMTNDDLLSNPAMWPNVQPGDDLAGDDALAFYAKTPSGTYANISKQLGLAVPTPTRAIATGDTTGSGLLDFAVARQWGPPAFYANQAPAPGNFVNLRLYRPSGDSGAGQGVANTGTPAYGATVKVTTPEGTQVSQLDGGSGHGGFRSFDVHFGLGAHSGPVTVELSWRDTNGVQHKKSEQLTPGTHSLVLSSDVQEVPSR, encoded by the coding sequence GTGTTGCACAGCGAGCGAATTCGCAGACTGATTCCGGGGGTGGCGACGGTGGTGGTGGCCGCCTCGCTCTTCTTCACCGTCCGGAGCTCGGTCGCCGTGGCCGGGGGCGACGAGACCGCCGCCCGGTACAAGTTCCAGGAGATGCCCATCGCCCTGCCGCCCGGGTACGACTCCCTGCACATGAACACGGTGCGCGCGGTGAACCCGTCCTACCAGAAGATCCGGTCGTGGATCTCCTCGGTCGGCGCCGGCATCGCCATCAACGACCTCACCGGCCACGGCCTGGCCGACGGCATGTGCATCGTGGACACCCGGACCGACAAGGTCGTGGTGACGTACACGCCGACGGCCCGCCCGGGCGACCGGTTCACCCCGTTCGTCCTGGACGCCTCGCCGCTGCCGATGGACGACACCATGGCGCCGACCGGCTGCACGCCGGGGGACTTCAACGGTGACGGTCGGGCCGACCTGCTGGTCACCTACTGGGGCCGCACCCCGCTGGTCTTCCTGGCGAAGTCCGGCACGACGGAGCTGACGGCCGCCGCCTACACCCCGCGCGAGGTGGTGCCCTCGCAGTCCATCGACGGCAAGTACCACGGCCCGCGCTGGAACACGGACGCCGCCTACGTCGGCGACCTCGACGGCAGCGGCCACCCGTCCATCGTGATCGGGAACTACTTCCCCGACTCCGACGTGCTGGACACCCACGGCCTGAACAACGTGCAGATGAACAACTCCCTCTCCAGCGCCAGGAACGCCGGCGGGGACCACGTCCTGCGCTGGGCCGGGGCGAGCGCCGGCGCCGATCCGGACGCCGCGTTCGTCGAGGAGCGCGGCGCCATCCCCTTCGACGCCTCCACCGGCTGGACGCTGGCCATCGCCGGCGCCGACCTGACCGGCGAGGGCCGCCCCGACCTCTACATCGCCAACGACTTCGGCCACGCGCACCTGCTGTACAACCGCTCGACCCCGGGCCACATCAGCTTCACCGAGGCGACCGGCGAGCGCACCCCGACCACCCCCAAGTCGTTCGTGCTCGGCAAGGGCTCGTTCAAGGGCATGGGCGTCGACTTCGCCGACGTCAACCACAACGGCAGCTTCGACATGATGGTCAGCAACATCACCGCCGCCTGGGGCCTGGAGGAGTCCAACTTCCTCTGGGTCAACCAGGCGAAGGACGAGAACGAGATGCGCGGCAAGCTCGCCGCGGGCGTCGCGCCCTTCACCCAGGAGGCCCGGGAGAACGGGCTCGCCTGGACGGGCTGGGGCTGGGACACCAAGATGGCCGACTTCCGCAACGACGGAAACCTCGCGGTGCTCCAGGCCGACGGCTTCGTCAAGGGCGAGATCGACCGCTGGCCGTGGCTCCAGGAGATGGCCATGACCAACGACGACCTGCTCTCCAACCCCGCCATGTGGCCCAACGTCCAGCCCGGGGACGACCTGGCCGGCGACGACGCGCTCGCCTTCTACGCGAAGACGCCGAGCGGGACGTACGCCAACATCAGCAAGCAGCTCGGCCTGGCCGTTCCGACCCCCACCCGCGCCATCGCCACCGGTGACACCACCGGCAGCGGCCTGCTGGACTTCGCGGTCGCCCGGCAGTGGGGACCGCCCGCGTTCTACGCCAACCAGGCGCCCGCGCCCGGGAACTTCGTCAACCTGCGGCTCTACCGCCCGTCCGGTGACAGCGGCGCCGGCCAGGGCGTCGCCAACACCGGCACACCGGCCTACGGCGCCACCGTGAAGGTGACCACCCCGGAGGGCACCCAGGTGTCCCAGCTCGACGGCGGCAGCGGCCACGGCGGCTTCCGCAGCTTCGACGTGCACTTCGGTCTCGGCGCCCACAGCGGCCCGGTGACCGTCGAGCTGTCCTGGCGGGACACCAACGGTGTCCAACACAAGAAGTCCGAGCAGCTGACGCCCGGCACCCACTCGCTCGTCCTGTCCAGCGACGTCCAGGAGGTTCCGAGCCGATGA
- a CDS encoding SAM-dependent methyltransferase, whose amino-acid sequence MTEHDETPSLARAMDYLLGGRANNPADREAAERACAAWPAGDLKQELRSAREALGHMVRQLVGEAGVRQLLHIGAGLPTMHNTHHVAQQMDPDTRVVYVGRDPGVVEHARQLLRQEPRSPTVYVRGEVDDPDRILRDASAILDLTRPVGVLLFGALHFVDSRQDPAGLVNSLVDAMPSGSWVAFGHLATHDREDLMDAALERMAPGWQERVVRRSRAEATALLEETLELVPPGVVALPEWRAEPTADPPGAAAMWCAVARKP is encoded by the coding sequence GTGACCGAGCACGACGAAACCCCCAGCCTGGCGCGGGCCATGGACTACCTCCTGGGCGGCAGGGCCAACAACCCCGCCGACCGGGAGGCGGCCGAACGAGCCTGCGCGGCCTGGCCGGCGGGTGATCTGAAGCAGGAACTGCGTTCCGCCCGCGAGGCGCTCGGCCACATGGTCCGGCAACTCGTGGGCGAGGCCGGTGTCCGGCAGCTGCTGCACATCGGCGCCGGCCTGCCGACCATGCACAACACCCACCACGTCGCCCAACAGATGGACCCGGACACCAGGGTGGTCTACGTGGGCCGCGACCCCGGCGTGGTGGAGCACGCGAGGCAACTGCTCCGGCAGGAGCCGCGGAGCCCCACCGTGTACGTCCGCGGTGAGGTGGACGATCCGGACCGCATCCTGCGGGACGCCTCGGCGATCCTCGACCTCACCCGCCCGGTCGGGGTGCTGCTGTTCGGCGCCCTGCACTTCGTGGACAGCAGGCAGGACCCGGCCGGTCTGGTCAACTCCCTCGTGGACGCGATGCCTTCGGGCAGCTGGGTGGCCTTCGGGCACCTCGCCACCCACGACCGGGAGGACCTGATGGACGCCGCCCTGGAGCGGATGGCCCCGGGCTGGCAGGAGCGGGTCGTCCGGCGCAGCCGCGCCGAGGCGACGGCCCTGCTGGAGGAGACGCTCGAACTGGTACCGCCGGGCGTGGTCGCCCTGCCGGAGTGGCGCGCGGAGCCGACGGCGGACCCACCGGGCGCGGCGGCCATGTGGTGCGCCGTGGCACGCAAGCCGTGA
- a CDS encoding carboxymuconolactone decarboxylase family protein: MRTKLVRSSLRGLSLVQVRHVTPVGFDLARGGVARVYRELERDFGVLAPPIALHSPAPEVLAAGWLMLRETLIVPSGASRAAKEAVASAVSAANTCPFCVRMHSAMLHSLVRGRDAAAIEEGRLDDVRDGAVRAVAGWSARSAVRDTARGNPQPFPADQLPELLGVAVILQYLNRMVNVFLGGVPLPSGAPESSLRPVLRVLIWLLRSAARSEPRAGTSLDLLPAAPLPGDLAWAEGDRTIATAFARAAAAVERAGERSVPEGVRALLDARLTEWDGRPPGISRGWVEEAVAPLPARQRPAGRLALLTALASYQVDDATVAEARALLPDDGALVELTAWASLSAARRIGAWTLEGA; the protein is encoded by the coding sequence GTGCGCACCAAACTCGTCCGGTCCTCGCTCAGGGGGCTGTCGCTGGTCCAGGTCCGCCATGTCACCCCGGTCGGCTTCGACCTGGCCCGGGGCGGCGTGGCCCGGGTCTACCGCGAACTCGAACGGGACTTCGGCGTGCTGGCGCCGCCCATCGCGCTGCACTCGCCCGCGCCCGAGGTGCTGGCCGCCGGCTGGCTGATGCTCCGGGAGACCCTGATCGTCCCCTCGGGCGCCTCCCGGGCCGCGAAGGAGGCGGTCGCGTCCGCCGTCTCGGCGGCCAACACCTGTCCCTTCTGCGTCCGGATGCACTCGGCCATGCTGCACAGCCTGGTCCGGGGGCGGGACGCGGCGGCCATCGAGGAGGGACGGCTCGACGACGTACGCGACGGCGCGGTCCGGGCGGTGGCCGGGTGGAGCGCCCGGAGCGCCGTGCGCGACACCGCCCGCGGCAACCCGCAGCCCTTCCCGGCCGACCAGCTGCCCGAACTGCTGGGCGTGGCCGTGATCCTGCAGTACCTGAACCGGATGGTGAACGTCTTCCTGGGCGGCGTGCCGCTGCCGTCCGGAGCGCCGGAGTCCTCGTTGCGCCCCGTGCTGCGGGTGCTCATCTGGCTGCTCCGCTCGGCCGCGCGCTCCGAGCCGAGGGCGGGAACCTCACTGGACCTCCTGCCGGCCGCCCCGCTGCCCGGGGATCTCGCCTGGGCCGAGGGCGATCGTACGATCGCCACGGCGTTCGCCCGCGCCGCGGCCGCCGTCGAGCGGGCGGGGGAGAGGTCCGTCCCGGAGGGCGTACGGGCGCTGCTGGACGCGAGGCTGACGGAGTGGGACGGACGACCGCCGGGCATCAGCCGGGGCTGGGTGGAGGAGGCCGTGGCGCCTCTGCCGGCGCGACAGCGCCCGGCCGGCCGGCTGGCGCTGCTGACCGCACTCGCCTCCTACCAGGTGGACGACGCGACGGTGGCCGAGGCCCGCGCCCTGCTCCCGGACGACGGCGCCCTGGTGGAGCTGACGGCGTGGGCGAGCCTGTCGGCGGCCCGGCGGATCGGAGCGTGGACCCTGGAGGGTGCCTGA
- a CDS encoding GMC family oxidoreductase — MAQTYDDIVVGSGSAGAALAARLSEDPSRKVLLLEAGPDFPDIADLPDDIRDGGSMSLSAHDWKFRAEISDGRRILFPRGKASGGSSSVGATIALRGVPENFTEWAEAGNPEWTWDQVLPYYRKMEDDLDLGDDEFHGKGGPVPVRRWRTDELTPVQRAFTEASLAAGFPEVTDHNHPEATGIGPIPSNRRDTTLRVNAAMAYLTPEVRGRGNLTVRAGVLVHHVLFEGSRAVGVAASVGGGVAEEIRSHRVVLSAGAVNSPTILMRSGIGPAEDLRRQGVDVRLDRPGVGANLIDHPRTGVFMKPRPGAIDRTDPFLQTIVRTTAKGSTDFNDLQYYMVNHFDLTMFPDLQMLAGGNVILGVMVVDQKPQSRGRLRLSSADPAAAPDIDLNFLSTERDVEKLADAVRTCWELVNHPGIRSQGEDFIVLNDQLIDNEDMVKQYVRLSLDSAYHPVGTARMGLASDEGAVVDEHLRVHGTEGLYLADASVMPQIVNCNTNFTSTMIGERLADWLRGS; from the coding sequence ATGGCGCAGACTTATGACGACATCGTTGTGGGGTCGGGCTCGGCCGGGGCGGCGCTGGCCGCCCGGCTCAGCGAAGACCCCTCGCGCAAGGTGCTTCTGCTGGAGGCCGGCCCGGATTTTCCGGATATAGCGGATCTTCCGGACGACATCCGGGACGGGGGCTCGATGTCCCTGAGCGCCCACGACTGGAAGTTCCGGGCCGAGATCAGCGACGGACGGCGTATTCTCTTCCCGCGCGGGAAGGCCTCCGGTGGATCGTCCTCGGTGGGTGCGACCATCGCACTCCGCGGCGTCCCCGAGAACTTCACCGAATGGGCCGAGGCCGGTAATCCGGAATGGACCTGGGACCAGGTCCTGCCGTATTACCGGAAAATGGAGGACGACCTCGATCTCGGCGACGACGAGTTCCACGGAAAGGGCGGTCCCGTCCCGGTCCGACGCTGGCGGACCGACGAGCTCACCCCGGTCCAGCGGGCTTTCACCGAGGCGAGTCTGGCGGCCGGATTTCCCGAGGTGACCGACCACAACCATCCCGAGGCCACCGGAATCGGCCCGATCCCCTCGAACCGGCGCGACACCACCCTTCGGGTCAACGCGGCGATGGCCTACCTGACCCCGGAGGTGCGCGGCCGCGGCAACCTGACCGTCCGCGCCGGGGTGCTCGTGCACCACGTGCTCTTCGAGGGCAGTCGCGCGGTGGGCGTGGCCGCCTCCGTCGGAGGCGGGGTGGCCGAGGAGATCCGCTCGCACCGGGTGGTGCTCTCCGCCGGCGCCGTGAACTCACCCACGATCCTGATGCGTTCGGGCATCGGGCCGGCCGAGGACCTGCGGCGCCAGGGCGTCGACGTCCGCCTGGACCGTCCGGGCGTCGGCGCCAACCTGATCGACCACCCGCGCACCGGCGTCTTCATGAAGCCGAGGCCAGGCGCGATCGACCGCACGGACCCGTTCCTGCAGACCATCGTGCGCACCACGGCGAAGGGCTCGACCGACTTCAACGACCTCCAGTACTACATGGTCAACCACTTCGACCTGACCATGTTCCCCGACCTGCAGATGCTGGCCGGCGGCAACGTGATCCTGGGTGTCATGGTGGTGGACCAGAAGCCGCAGTCCCGCGGGCGCCTTCGGCTGAGCTCGGCCGACCCGGCCGCCGCACCCGACATCGACCTCAACTTCCTCTCCACCGAACGGGACGTCGAGAAGCTCGCCGACGCCGTCCGGACCTGCTGGGAGCTGGTCAACCACCCGGGCATCCGCAGCCAGGGCGAGGACTTCATCGTCCTCAACGACCAGCTGATCGACAACGAGGACATGGTCAAGCAGTACGTCCGGCTGAGCCTGGACAGCGCCTACCACCCGGTCGGCACCGCGCGGATGGGCCTGGCCTCGGACGAGGGGGCGGTGGTGGACGAGCACCTGCGCGTGCACGGCACCGAGGGCCTCTACCTCGCCGACGCCTCGGTGATGCCGCAGATCGTCAACTGCAACACCAACTTCACCTCGACCATGATCGGCGAGCGCCTCGCGGACTGGCTGCGCGGGAGCTGA
- a CDS encoding SDR family NAD(P)-dependent oxidoreductase, whose protein sequence is MAPSRAVLLTGASSGTGMSSGTGRAAALRLHRAGWPVYATGRNTEALADLAAEGIRVLHLDVTDEQSMTDAVDKITAEHGAVGTLINNAAYSLNGTIGETPIEEVRRQFETNVFGLSRLTQLVLPGMREQGAGRVVIMSSIFGQFATPGRGYYQATKHALEAIGDSLRHEVAGFGIKVVLIEPSPVLGGFVPTSVADLGMSGQEQNGLYDEFWKYFVDWHGAYRETDRPTGRGRMAVRAEDVAKVIERAVASENPRIRYRLGVPSRLLPRMRWTLGDRLFEKFVRAFFPIP, encoded by the coding sequence ATGGCGCCCTCCCGGGCGGTCCTGCTGACCGGCGCCTCCTCGGGAACCGGGATGTCCTCCGGTACCGGGCGTGCGGCCGCGCTCCGCCTGCACCGGGCGGGCTGGCCGGTGTACGCGACCGGGCGCAACACCGAGGCGCTGGCCGACCTGGCGGCCGAGGGGATCCGGGTGCTCCACCTGGACGTGACCGACGAGCAGTCCATGACCGACGCGGTCGACAAGATCACCGCCGAGCACGGAGCGGTCGGCACGCTGATCAACAACGCGGCCTACAGCCTGAACGGGACCATCGGCGAGACGCCGATCGAGGAGGTGCGGCGGCAGTTCGAGACCAACGTCTTCGGTCTCTCCCGGCTCACCCAGCTCGTCCTCCCCGGGATGCGCGAGCAGGGCGCCGGCCGGGTGGTCATCATGTCCTCGATCTTCGGGCAGTTCGCGACCCCGGGCCGGGGCTACTACCAGGCCACCAAGCACGCCCTGGAGGCGATCGGGGACTCGCTCCGGCACGAGGTCGCCGGGTTCGGCATCAAGGTGGTGCTGATCGAGCCCTCGCCGGTGCTCGGCGGCTTCGTCCCGACGAGCGTCGCCGACCTCGGGATGTCCGGGCAGGAGCAGAACGGCCTGTACGACGAGTTCTGGAAGTACTTCGTCGACTGGCACGGCGCCTACCGCGAGACCGACCGCCCCACCGGCCGGGGCCGGATGGCAGTCCGCGCCGAGGACGTGGCCAAGGTCATCGAGCGGGCGGTGGCCAGCGAGAACCCCCGGATCCGCTACCGCCTGGGAGTGCCGTCCCGGCTGCTGCCCCGGATGCGATGGACCCTCGGCGACCGGCTCTTCGAGAAGTTCGTACGCGCCTTCTTCCCCATCCCCTGA
- a CDS encoding carboxymuconolactone decarboxylase family protein: MGEQQVPAARVPMVEESEATGRTAELYDLIKTRTGLPFVPDMFRLVSSRPDLMEVLITGYTGVFSDGVLPRATREMISAWSSKVNGCPYCVGTHNWFLSQFGGSEELTQAIATSDKPGDLPLDERTVALMELVTQVCTGAYRVTDEEWDRVAGFGWTNEEMLEAVFTAGLFAFINRLVDGFGLGSSVTRSRISRQSDAAADADADADAAADATPDPDTAA; encoded by the coding sequence ATGGGAGAACAGCAGGTTCCGGCGGCTCGTGTTCCGATGGTCGAGGAGTCCGAGGCGACCGGCAGGACCGCCGAACTCTACGATCTGATCAAGACGAGGACCGGCCTTCCCTTCGTGCCCGATATGTTTCGACTGGTTTCCAGCCGGCCCGATCTGATGGAAGTACTCATCACCGGCTACACCGGGGTCTTCAGCGACGGCGTGCTGCCGCGGGCCACCCGGGAGATGATCTCGGCCTGGAGTTCGAAGGTGAACGGCTGCCCGTACTGCGTCGGCACCCACAACTGGTTCCTCTCGCAGTTCGGCGGCAGCGAGGAGCTGACCCAGGCCATCGCGACCTCCGACAAGCCCGGTGACCTGCCGCTGGACGAGCGGACGGTGGCCCTGATGGAGCTCGTCACCCAGGTCTGCACCGGCGCGTACCGGGTCACCGACGAGGAGTGGGACCGGGTTGCCGGGTTCGGCTGGACCAACGAGGAGATGCTGGAGGCGGTCTTCACGGCGGGGCTCTTCGCCTTCATCAACCGCCTGGTGGACGGCTTCGGCCTCGGCTCCTCGGTCACCCGCAGCCGGATCTCGCGCCAGTCCGACGCAGCCGCCGACGCCGACGCCGACGCCGACGCAGCCGCGGATGCGACCCCCGACCCCGACACGGCCGCCTGA
- a CDS encoding enediyne biosynthesis protein has product MSIAVQKPAAKDPRYLALRNFAVSISVFNIFGYTLLGFEQPWLWPIFAVLTAYTTEIAFEILSAWAQRRSPRFLGNGGRGVYEFLLPSHITALAVNMLLYANDQILPVIFGTVVGVAGKHALQAPVAGRMRHFMNPSNFGITMTLVCFGSWVSIAPPYEFTENANTFFRVAIPLIIVTSGTVINAMLTKKVALIVGWLGGFVIQALIRHWVWDVAIFSALGPMSGVAFVLFTNYMISDPGTTPSRARNQFMFGSWVAMTYGVLMLFNVVYTLFFAVTVVCGVRGLGWWVAHLVKRSRTPQSSGTALGDTLAAELGKQTGPEAMAA; this is encoded by the coding sequence ATGAGCATCGCCGTCCAGAAGCCCGCCGCCAAGGATCCCCGCTACCTGGCGCTGCGCAACTTCGCGGTCTCCATCTCCGTCTTCAACATCTTCGGCTACACCCTGCTCGGCTTCGAGCAGCCGTGGCTGTGGCCGATCTTCGCGGTGCTGACCGCCTACACCACCGAGATCGCCTTCGAGATCCTCAGCGCCTGGGCCCAGCGCCGCAGTCCGCGCTTCCTCGGCAACGGGGGTCGCGGCGTGTACGAGTTCCTGCTGCCGTCGCACATCACCGCGCTGGCGGTGAACATGCTGCTGTACGCCAACGACCAGATCCTCCCGGTGATCTTCGGCACGGTGGTCGGCGTCGCCGGCAAGCACGCGCTGCAGGCTCCGGTCGCCGGCCGGATGCGGCACTTCATGAACCCGTCCAACTTCGGCATCACCATGACGCTGGTGTGCTTCGGCTCCTGGGTCAGCATCGCGCCGCCCTACGAGTTCACCGAGAACGCGAACACCTTCTTCCGGGTCGCGATCCCGCTGATCATCGTCACCTCCGGCACCGTGATCAACGCCATGCTCACCAAGAAGGTCGCGCTCATCGTCGGCTGGCTGGGCGGGTTCGTGATCCAGGCCCTCATCCGGCACTGGGTCTGGGACGTCGCGATCTTCTCCGCCCTCGGCCCGATGAGCGGCGTCGCCTTCGTCCTCTTCACCAACTACATGATCAGCGACCCGGGGACCACCCCGTCGCGGGCCCGCAACCAGTTCATGTTCGGCTCCTGGGTCGCCATGACGTACGGCGTACTGATGCTGTTCAACGTCGTCTACACACTCTTCTTCGCCGTCACCGTGGTCTGCGGGGTGCGCGGCCTGGGCTGGTGGGTCGCCCACCTGGTCAAGCGCTCCCGTACACCGCAGTCCTCGGGCACCGCCCTCGGCGACACCCTCGCCGCCGAGCTGGGCAAGCAGACCGGACCGGAGGCGATGGCCGCATGA
- a CDS encoding DUF899 domain-containing protein: MKLPRVATREEWLQARKELLAKEKELTRLRDEVAAARPGLPMVKVGKEYVFEGPDGKATLLDLFEGRRQLIIRHFMFGPDQEEGCVGCSMQADSVGHLSHIHARETTFVMVSRAQLSKLTAFRERMGWSIPWVSSHETDFNQDFHVTTDQGELPGVSVFLTDGTDVFHTYSVFDRGGEIFKNFYNYLDLTPLGRQEADLERPWDWWRHHDKYGDEAAPTAGRNWWNGTDKFVS; this comes from the coding sequence ATGAAGCTGCCCAGGGTGGCAACGCGCGAAGAGTGGCTCCAGGCCCGCAAGGAGCTGCTCGCGAAGGAGAAGGAGCTCACCCGGCTGCGCGACGAGGTCGCCGCCGCCCGGCCCGGGCTGCCGATGGTGAAGGTCGGCAAGGAGTACGTGTTCGAGGGACCGGACGGCAAGGCGACCCTCCTCGACCTGTTCGAGGGACGACGCCAGCTGATCATCCGTCATTTCATGTTCGGGCCCGACCAGGAGGAGGGCTGCGTCGGCTGCTCCATGCAGGCCGACTCGGTGGGGCACCTGTCCCACATCCACGCCCGGGAGACCACCTTCGTGATGGTCTCGCGGGCGCAGCTGTCCAAGCTCACCGCCTTCCGGGAGCGGATGGGCTGGAGCATCCCCTGGGTCTCCTCCCACGAGACGGACTTCAACCAGGACTTCCACGTGACCACCGACCAGGGCGAACTGCCCGGTGTGAGCGTGTTCCTGACGGACGGCACGGACGTGTTCCACACCTACTCGGTCTTCGACCGGGGCGGTGAGATCTTCAAGAACTTCTACAACTACCTCGACCTCACACCACTGGGCCGACAGGAGGCCGATCTGGAACGGCCCTGGGACTGGTGGCGCCACCACGACAAGTACGGCGACGAGGCCGCCCCGACCGCCGGGCGGAACTGGTGGAACGGGACGGACAAGTTCGTGAGCTGA
- a CDS encoding SDR family oxidoreductase, translated as MSVQQLAGTTAIVTGASRGFGRSTARALVGAGVRVVGVARDGDALEELRTELGDGFVPEPADAADPSVAGRLIDAYEPRTLVLNAGTTPVLAPLQEQSWDTFRAAWETDVRQAFHWVRESLLRPLPSGSTVLSFSSGAAVNGSPLSGGYAGAKATVRFVSAYAADESARQSLGIRYVSVLPKLTPATGLGSGAVAAYAALQGVDVPTFLSGFGPTLTPELVAATVLDLVGDAGWEDLAYLLTPGGLKPL; from the coding sequence ATGTCCGTTCAGCAGCTCGCCGGGACCACCGCGATCGTCACCGGCGCGAGCCGGGGGTTCGGCCGCTCGACCGCCAGGGCACTGGTCGGGGCGGGCGTGCGCGTCGTGGGCGTGGCCCGGGACGGTGACGCACTGGAGGAACTGCGCACCGAGCTCGGCGACGGCTTCGTCCCGGAGCCCGCGGACGCCGCCGACCCGTCGGTGGCCGGCCGCCTGATCGACGCGTACGAGCCGCGCACCCTGGTCCTCAACGCGGGCACCACCCCGGTGCTCGCCCCGCTCCAGGAGCAGAGCTGGGACACCTTCCGCGCGGCCTGGGAGACGGACGTGCGGCAGGCGTTCCACTGGGTGCGGGAGTCGCTGCTCCGGCCGCTGCCCAGCGGGAGCACCGTGCTGTCCTTCTCCAGCGGCGCCGCGGTCAACGGCTCGCCGCTCAGCGGCGGCTACGCGGGTGCCAAGGCCACGGTGCGCTTCGTCTCCGCCTACGCGGCGGACGAGTCGGCGCGGCAGTCGCTCGGCATCCGGTACGTGTCGGTGCTGCCCAAGCTGACCCCGGCCACCGGGCTCGGCTCGGGCGCGGTGGCCGCCTACGCAGCCCTGCAGGGGGTCGACGTACCGACCTTCCTGAGCGGTTTCGGCCCGACGCTGACCCCGGAGCTGGTGGCCGCGACCGTCCTCGACCTGGTCGGTGACGCCGGCTGGGAGGACCTCGCCTACCTGCTGACCCCTGGGGGCCTGAAGCCGCTCTGA
- a CDS encoding sigma-70 family RNA polymerase sigma factor produces MTEREDFARVHDRYRTELLAHCYRMLGSIHDAEDLVQETYLRAWRSYETFEGRSSLRTWLYRIATNVCLTALEHRDRRLLPTGLGTPAAPETPLVPPTPEIGWLQPAPDALLGPRHGDPATIVATRSSFRLAMIAALQFLPARQRAVLILRDVLAMPAGEVADLLGTSVPAVKSALQRARGQLERLAPAEEEVRDSVASEQRELLDRYVTAFENTDIKLLLELLTDDAVAEMPPYPSWFAGREEVARFFAAQVLVEPGRYRLAPVRANGQPAFALYRRGDDGGHHPHSITVLTLAGGRISRISGFLDPGLFGPFGLAPTYAEQVAAAATT; encoded by the coding sequence GTGACGGAACGCGAGGACTTCGCGCGCGTCCACGACCGGTACCGGACGGAGCTGCTCGCGCACTGCTACCGGATGCTGGGGTCGATCCACGACGCCGAGGACCTGGTCCAGGAGACGTACCTGCGCGCCTGGCGCTCGTACGAGACGTTCGAGGGGCGGTCGTCGCTGCGGACCTGGCTGTACCGGATCGCCACCAACGTCTGCCTCACCGCGCTGGAGCACCGCGACCGCCGCCTGCTGCCGACCGGCCTCGGCACACCCGCCGCGCCCGAGACGCCGCTCGTCCCGCCCACACCGGAGATCGGATGGCTGCAGCCCGCCCCCGACGCCCTGCTGGGCCCGCGGCACGGCGATCCCGCCACCATCGTCGCCACTCGCAGCAGCTTCCGGCTGGCCATGATCGCGGCCCTGCAGTTCCTACCGGCCCGGCAGCGGGCCGTGCTGATCCTGCGCGACGTGCTCGCCATGCCGGCCGGCGAGGTGGCCGATCTGCTCGGCACCAGCGTCCCGGCGGTCAAGAGCGCGTTGCAACGGGCCCGGGGACAGCTGGAGCGGCTGGCACCGGCCGAGGAGGAGGTCCGCGACAGCGTCGCCTCCGAGCAGCGCGAGCTGCTCGACCGCTATGTGACGGCGTTCGAGAACACCGACATCAAGCTTCTGCTCGAACTCCTGACCGACGACGCGGTGGCCGAGATGCCGCCGTACCCGTCGTGGTTCGCGGGACGGGAGGAGGTCGCGCGCTTCTTCGCGGCCCAGGTGCTCGTCGAGCCGGGACGCTACCGGCTGGCTCCCGTCCGTGCGAACGGCCAGCCGGCCTTCGCCCTCTACCGGCGGGGGGACGACGGCGGGCACCACCCGCACTCGATCACCGTGCTCACCCTCGCCGGCGGGCGGATCTCGCGGATCTCGGGCTTCCTGGATCCGGGCCTGTTCGGTCCGTTCGGGCTGGCACCCACCTACGCCGAACAGGTCGCCGCCGCAGCGACGACCTGA